The nucleotide sequence GGAGAATCGAACTCCAGTCCGAAAACAAGCTACCTGCGGCGTCTACATGCTTAGAGAGGTTGTTTGGTTTAACCGGGCTTCACACAACCTGCAAAGCTAGACCGGGCGAGTCTCGAAGTTCTTCTGCAGATGAGACACGCTGCAGATATATCTGGAGAAGGGTGATACTTCAAAATCCTTCCTATCCAGAGTCGGAAGGCGAAGCAGTCCTAAATGTTAGTTAAAACTTACGCTACAGCGTAAGCAGGACGATAATTTGTATTGTTTGCAGTTATGCAATCTGAGCCGTATAACGGGATGCTCAGCCCGGCATGCAACCGTAGGCGACCAGCTCCCGTCGAAACCTGGTCAGCCCCGTGTTTAAGTAAACATTCAATTATACCATAATTTCGGGGACCCCGGAGAAAACGGGGTCTCCGGCCGGTAGGAAGCGGCGTCTTATTTCAGCAGCCAGACTTCGATACGGCGGTTTGCCGCGCGCCCTTCTGCCGTACCGTTATCGGCGATCGGCTGGGACTCGCCTTTGCCTTCAACAATAATACGGTCTTCGGCGATACCGTTGGCGATCAGGAGGGTTCTGACGCTGTTCGCACGCGCTTCGGAAAGCCCCTGGTTGTATTTATCGGAACCGCGGCTGTCCGTATGGCCGAGGATCTTCACGTTGTATGACGGGCTCTCCTTGAGGAAGTCTGCGAATTCCACGACTTTGCCTTCAGAGTCTTTTTCGATGACCGCCGAGGCCGTTTCATAACGGATCTTCAGGGTCTTGACAACAGGGCAGCCAACCATATCGACTTTGAAGCCTTCGGGCGTATTCGGGCAGTTGTCTTTCAGGTCGCTGACGCCGTCGCCGTCGGAGTCGACCGCACAGCCCAATTCGTCCACGCTGGCACCCTTCGGCGTATTGGGGCACTTGTCGGAAGCGTCGACAACACCGTCTTTGTCGCCGTCAAGCTGGCAACCCATCGCATCGACCGTCGCACCGGCCGGTGTATCCGGGCATTTGTCCGACGCATCGGCCACACCGTCTTTGTCGCTGTCGAGCGGGCAGCCGCTTGCATCAACGGTCACACCGGCA is from Sulfurimonas sp. HSL-1656 and encodes:
- a CDS encoding OmpA family protein, which codes for MRKIGLITSAVTAAVLATSAAAADYEVTPLFGVVWPEGNLNLKQEGTVGAEFQFNGIFDSIKPELAVLYSPDADYKPGPDETTITRVMLNAVHEYAPLGSAIPFMKIGLGYENMTEDMYDNEDSVMADAGLGFKFPLTEMLALKAEALYMLKYNDDRWDNNLAALVGFTISFGASEPAAEPAPEPAPAVAAAPSDSDNDGVADDADKCPGTAAGVTVDASGCPLDSDKDGVADASDKCPDTPAGATVDAMGCQLDGDKDGVVDASDKCPNTPKGASVDELGCAVDSDGDGVSDLKDNCPNTPEGFKVDMVGCPVVKTLKIRYETASAVIEKDSEGKVVEFADFLKESPSYNVKILGHTDSRGSDKYNQGLSEARANSVRTLLIANGIAEDRIIVEGKGESQPIADNGTAEGRAANRRIEVWLLK